The following are from one region of the Sorghum bicolor cultivar BTx623 chromosome 2, Sorghum_bicolor_NCBIv3, whole genome shotgun sequence genome:
- the LOC8077282 gene encoding DNA-directed RNA polymerase III subunit rpc8 isoform X1, which translates to MFALSQIEHDLPMPPHLLSRPLPDAIKAELERLFLDKVIANLGLCVSVYDIRSIEGGSIHPGQGCSTYKVSFRLLMFKPFNGEVLVGRIIGYDDKGLQVSLDFFSDISIPGHLMQFGTVRGPDGRWMLKTEDGDELYLDLDDEIRFLVSSTKYPRIPIDQKEDDPPFAPMQIVGSIKGDGLGLLAWWAADEEEGEEAAEQEQ; encoded by the exons ATGTTCGCGCTGAGCCAGATCGAGCACGACCTGCCGATGCCGCCGCACCTGCTGAGCCGCCCCCTCCCCGACGCCATCAAAGCCGAGCTCGAGAGGCTCTTCTTGGACAAG GTAATCGCAAACCTTGGGCTGTGCGTGTCTGTCTATGATATCCGATCCATTGAAGGCGGTTCCATCCATCCAGGACAGGGCTGCTCGACCTATAAA GTTTCATTTCGTTTGCTAATGTTCAAGCCTTTTAATGGGGAGGTTCTTGTTGGGAGGATTATTGGATATGATGATAAGGGGTTGCAGG TTTCACTTGATTTCTTCAGTGACATTTCCATACCTGGACACTTGATGCAGTTTGGCACAGTAAG GGGACCAGATGGTAGGTGGATGCTGAAGACTGAAGATGGCGATGAGCTttatctagatctagatgatgAG ATAAGGTTCTTGGTTTCTAGCACAAAATACCCACGTATCCCAATTGACCAAAAGGAGGATGACCCACCATTTGCTCCAATGCAAATTGTT GGAAGTATTAAAGGAGATGGCCTTGGTCTTCTTGCTTGGTGGGCAGCTGATGaagaggagggggaggaggcggCAGAGCAAGAGCAATAG
- the LOC8077282 gene encoding DNA-directed RNA polymerase III subunit rpc8 isoform X2 has translation MFALSQIEHDLPMPPHLLSRPLPDAIKAELERLFLDKVSFRLLMFKPFNGEVLVGRIIGYDDKGLQVSLDFFSDISIPGHLMQFGTVRGPDGRWMLKTEDGDELYLDLDDEIRFLVSSTKYPRIPIDQKEDDPPFAPMQIVGSIKGDGLGLLAWWAADEEEGEEAAEQEQ, from the exons ATGTTCGCGCTGAGCCAGATCGAGCACGACCTGCCGATGCCGCCGCACCTGCTGAGCCGCCCCCTCCCCGACGCCATCAAAGCCGAGCTCGAGAGGCTCTTCTTGGACAAG GTTTCATTTCGTTTGCTAATGTTCAAGCCTTTTAATGGGGAGGTTCTTGTTGGGAGGATTATTGGATATGATGATAAGGGGTTGCAGG TTTCACTTGATTTCTTCAGTGACATTTCCATACCTGGACACTTGATGCAGTTTGGCACAGTAAG GGGACCAGATGGTAGGTGGATGCTGAAGACTGAAGATGGCGATGAGCTttatctagatctagatgatgAG ATAAGGTTCTTGGTTTCTAGCACAAAATACCCACGTATCCCAATTGACCAAAAGGAGGATGACCCACCATTTGCTCCAATGCAAATTGTT GGAAGTATTAAAGGAGATGGCCTTGGTCTTCTTGCTTGGTGGGCAGCTGATGaagaggagggggaggaggcggCAGAGCAAGAGCAATAG
- the LOC8074229 gene encoding thioredoxin-like protein CDSP32, chloroplastic translates to MASTATFLSTLATRSAATVSPRSAAEPSGAKIVRFLPAQISRTGRAAVLPTPRAAVSGTEKQAPSSKHERVVRVHSTQEFDDALKAAKNRLVVVEFAASDSESSSQIYPTMVQLSRTCGDVDFLLVLGDESEATKELFRREGITQVPHFNFYKGAEKVHEEEAMAIGPERLAGDVLYYGDSHSAVVQLHSREDVEALIDEHRGDKGKLVVLDVGLKHCGPCVKVYPTVLKLSRSMVDNTVFARMNGDENDSCMEFLRDMKIVEVPTFVFIRDGQIVGRYVGSGKGELIGEILRYNGVRVTY, encoded by the coding sequence ATGGCCTCCACCGCCACCTTCCTGTCCACCCTCGCCACCAGGTCCGCGGCAACCGTTagcccgcgcagcgccgccgagccgTCCGGCGCCAAGATCGTCAGGTTCTTGCCCGCCCAGATCAGCCGCACGGGGCGCGCGGCGGTGCTGCCCACGCCGAGGGCGGCGGTCTCGGGCACCGAGAAGCAGGCGCCGTCGAGCAAGCACGAGCGCGTGGTCAGGGTGCACAGCACCCAGGAGTTCGACGACGCGCTCAAGGCCGCCAAGAACcggctggtggtggtggagttCGCGGCGAGCGACAGCGAGAGCAGCAGCCAGATCTACCCGACCATGGTGCAGCTCAGCCGCACCTGCGGCGACGTCGACTTCCTGCTCGTCCTGGGCGACGAGTCGGAGGCAACCAAGGAGCTGTTCCGGCGGGAGGGCATCACGCAGGTGCCCCACTTCAACTTCTACAAGGGCGCCGAGAAGGTGCACGAGGAGGAGGCCATGGCCATCGGCCCCGAGCGGCTCGCCGGCGACGTCCTCTACTACGGCGACAGCCACTCGGCGGTGGTGCAGCTGCACTCGCGGGAGGACGTGGAGGCGCTCATCGACGAGCACCGCGGCGACAAGGGCAAGCTCGTCGTTCTGGACGTCGGCCTCAAGCACTGCGGGCCCTGCGTCAAGGTGTACCCCACCGTGCTGAAGCTGTCGAGGTCCATGGTCGACAACACCGTCTTCGCGCGCATGAACGGCGACGAGAACGACAGCTGCATGGAGTTCCTCAGGGACATGAAAATCGTCGAGGTGCCCACTTTCGTCTTCATCAGGGACGGACAGATCGTCGGCCGCTACGTCGGCTCCGGCAAGGGGGAGCTCATCGGTGAGATCCTCAGATACAACGGCGTCAGGGTCACCTACTGA
- the LOC110432909 gene encoding peptidyl-prolyl cis-trans isomerase CYP21-4, whose protein sequence is MARIKPKQLLIQSKTKKAPSRISYSTIITWNLIVILIVLSLYATYSHWHQRSAQDFEMELHEAELAVRPVDPKMISRPRYAVMNTAKGPITIEIYKDASAGVVDRFIDLCKSNHFKGMPFRHIIKNFVIQGGDFDFDGAAQEWITKAKASGKNDLSPKHEAFMIGTAKNPNNKGFDLFITTAPIPDLNDKLVVFGRVIKGEDIVQEIEEVDTDEHYQPKAAIGIINIMLKQEP, encoded by the exons ATGGCGAGGATAAAGCCCAAGCAATTGCTAATTCAAAGCAAGACGAAGAAGGCTCCATCTCGGATCAGCTACTCTACTATCATCACATGGAACTTGATTGTCATATTGATTGTGCTATCTCTCTATGCTACCTACAGCCATTGGCATCAAAG GTCTGCCCAAGACTTTGAAATGGAGCTTCATGAAGCTGAG CTTGCTGTGAGACCGGTGGATCCAAAAATGATAAGTAGACCAAGATATGCG GTAATGAACACCGCAAAGGGTCCAATTACTATAGAAATATACAAAGATGCTTCTGCTGGTGTTGTGGATAGATTTATTGACTTGTG CAAGAGTAATCATTTCAAAGGAATGCCATTTCGGCATATCATCAAAAATTTTGTAATTCAAGGAggtgattttgattttgatggAGCTGCCCAAGAATGGATAACGAAAGCTAAAGCTAGTGGGAAAAATGATCTCAG TCCAAAACATGAGGCGTTTATGATTGGGACTGCAAAGAATCCTAATAACAAAGGATTTGATTTGTTTATCACGACTGCTCCAATTCCTGACTTGAATGACAAGCTTGTTGTATTTGGGCGAGTTATCAAGGGAGAGGACATCGTTCAG GAGATTGAAGAAGTTGACACTGATGAGCATTATCAGCCAAAGGCCGCGATAGGCATCATCAATATCATGCTAAAGCAGGAGCCTTGA